A window of Actinomadura viridis genomic DNA:
CGGTGGCGCCGCGCAGCCGCACGAGCTGCGCGGCCAGGACGCCGACGCCGCCCGCCGCGGCCGACACCACCACGGTCTCCCCCGGCCGGGGCTGCACGGCGTCGACCGCCGCCCAGGCCGTCACCCCGACCGCCGGCAGCGGCGCCGCCTCCTCCCAGGAGACACCCAACGGTTTGAGTGCTACGGCATCGGCGTCCAGGGCCACGTAGTCGGCCTGCGCCGCGCGGGGAGCGAACCCGATGACCTCATCGCCCGCGGCGAAACCGGTCACGCCCTCGCCTGTGCTGACCACCCATCCGGCGAAGTCGTTGCCCTGTCCCTCGGGGAAGGTCGCGGGCCAGATATCGGCGAAGGCCCCCTCCCGGATTCCGATCTCCCCGGGATTGATCGGGGCGACGACCGTGCGGACCAGTAGCTGTCCCGGCCCGGGCACAGGCTTGGGCACCTCGGCGATCCGCAGTACCTCGGGGCCTCCGTAACTGTCGAATCTCACTGCTCTGGACACGAATTCTCCCTGTCGGCGCTGGTAGGAGGCCGGAACGCGCTCGGGCCAAGGTCGCCGAAGCAGATCGGGTCGTAGGCCGGCGCCTTACCCACGCCCCCGCCCGCGGAGGGCCGGAACATCATGGCGTGGGCTGCGTCAAGGTTGTCACCCGCATCGGCCCGGACGCGTCGGCGAAAATCACCTATGCCGTCCGTCCCGGCGGCAACCACTCCTGCCCTGGTCCTCGTCCACGGCGCATGGCACGGCCCACACCTCCACCGGCCCCGACCCGGCGCCACTCGGAGATCTCTACGACGATGCGGCGGCGACCCGGCCACCGATCAGCCGCCCGTCGAGCCCAACGGTGCCGCGATCGACGCGGTAGAAGCCGTTCAGGATGTTCAGGATCATGGTCTGCCGGACCCGTTGCGCCGATCAGCCCGGTGACCAGGCCGCGCCGCCGACCTCGACCAGCCTGGGATGGCGCACTCAGGGTGATCGACCAACTGTATGAGCGCTTCGGGAATCCGCGAAGCGTACGGATCTGGGGGCGGTGGCTCCCCCGCCGGCTCCCCAGACTACGAAGCGGTCATCGGGACACACGAGATCGTGTCGTGGGCAACGCGCTGACTTGCGGAAACTTGGGGTGGGCGATACTGGGTTCGAACCAGTGACCTCTTCGGTGTGAACGAAGCGCTCTCCCACTGAGCTAATCGCCCCGGCGGTCGGCCTTGCGGCTTTCCCGACGTCGAAGACTCTAGCGCATCTCGGGGGCTGTTCGCGCGCCGGCCGGGCGGGGGCCGCCCGGCCGGATCACTTCCACGGGGTGTAGTCGCGGATCTGCCAGGGGAGCGTGAAGTCGTAGACGACCAGGTAGGCGATCACCGCGGCGCCCGCGAGCACCCCGCCGACGATGGCGAGGATGGTGTTGCGGCGCTTCTTGCGGGGGTCGAGGGCCTTCTCCTTGGCCTTCTCGGCCGCCTGCTTGGCGTGGTGGAGGGCGCGTTTGGCCCAGGCGAACTCGGTGGCCAGGATGGCCAGGCCCACGACGATGCCCAGGATGCCCGGGCCGGGGGCGACCATCATGACGAGGCCGCCTGCCAGCACCGTGACGCCCACGGTGAAGACGCCGATGCGCCACGTGGTGTTGAGAAGCGGGTTCCGCCGCATGTACTCGCGGAACCTCACGAAGACCCCCGGCTCTTCGGCCTCCTCCGATGCGAGAGGGGCCGAGACCTCTTTCTCATGGTTTATCGCCACGGCCCAACTCTAAGCCACGAGGGCGTCCGCTTCAGGCCGTCCACGCCGGTCGGCGCAACCAGGACACCCCGCCCGATCGTCACACATGGTGAGCCCCGTTGTCCGCCGATCGAGTCCACCGAAAGCCCGCCACCACAGTCGGTTGATCCGTTTTTGCCCAGGTCAGGACGGACTTTTGAGCGTGTGAGATAGGTCACATCCAGCTCTCGACGTGGAATGTTCCCCGGACGTCCATCAGTTACGCGTCATAGATCGCGGGGACATCCGTGGGAGGGAGTGAGCCCCATCGGAGCGCCCGCGCGCCAGCGGGACCGACGTCTGAAGGAATGGCCATGGACAGCAGCACCACCGTCTCAGCCGAGCTGGGCCTTCGTCTCGTCGTCCCCGACCGCACGACCGTCCCCCTGCTCGCCGGGCTGGAGTACGCGGCCGACGACCCGTACGCCATCCGGATGGCCTTCTACGTCGGCGAGGACGAGCCGGTCGAGTGGATCTTCGCTCGCGAGCTGCTCACCGTCGGCATCGTGCGCGAGGTCGGGGACGGCGACGTGGAGGTGCGGCCCGCCGGGGCCGGCGAGGACATCCTGCACATCGCGCTGTCCTCACCGTTCGGGAACGCCCTGTTCGAGGTGCCCCTGTCGCCGCTGGCCGACTTCCTGCACCGCACGTACGAGATGGTGCCCGCCGGGCGCGAGACCGAGTTCATCGACATCGACGTCGAGCTGGAGAACCTGCTCTGGCGGTCCTGAGTCACTCGCTGAGGCGGGCGATGTGCCGCATCTTGTTCATCGCGTCCAGCGCGGCGACCTTGTAGGACTCGGCGAGGGTCGGGTAGTTGAAGACGGCGTTGACCAGGTAGTCCACGGTTCCGCCGCATCCCATGACGGTCTGCCCGATGTGGACCAGCTCGGTGGCGCCGGTGCCGAACACGTGGACGCCCAGCAGCCGCCGGTCCTCGGATGAGACCAGCAGCTTGAGCATCCCGTAGGAGTCGCCGATGATCTGGCCGCGGGCCAGCTCCCGGTAGCGGGAGACGCCGACCTCGAAGGGGACCTTGGCCTCGGTGAGGTCGTCCTCGGTACGGCCGACGAAGCTGATCTCGGGAATGGTGTAGATCCCGATGGGCTGCAGCTCGTGCACGCCGGGCACGGGCTCGCCGCAGGCGTGGTGGGCGGCCAGCCGGCCCTGTTCCATCGAGGTCGCGGCCAGCGCGGGGAACCCGATCACGTCACCGACGGCGTAGATGTGCGGGACCTCGGTGCGGTAGTCGCGGTCCACGGTGATCCGGCCGCGGCGGTCGGCCGACAGCCCGGCGGCCTCCAGGCCGAGCGCGTCGGTCATGCCCTGGCGGCCGGCGGAGTACATGACCGTGTCGGCGGGGATCCGCTTGCCGCTCTCCAGGACGGTGATCGTGCCGTTAGCCACCCGCTCGACCGAGGCCACCGTCTCGCGGAACCGGAAGGTCACCGCCAGGTCGCGCAGGTGGTACTTGAGGGCCTCGACGATCTCCAGGTCGCAGAACTCCAGCATCCGCTCGCGCCGCTCGACCACGGTGACCTTGGTTCCCAGGGCGGCGAACATCGAGGCGTACTCGATGCCGATCACCCCGGCGCCCACCACGACCATGGTCTCGGGGATCCGGTCCATGTCGACGATGCCGTCGGAGTCGATCACCGTGCGGTCGTCGAACTCCACGGTGCCGGGCCGGGCGGGGCGGGTGCCGGTGGCGATGACGATCCGGTCCGCGGTGACCTTGCGTTCGCGCTCGCGGCCGTCGGTCACGCCCACCGCGTGCGGGTCCAGGAAGCGCCCGGTGCCCTGCAGGACGGTGACCCGGTTGCGGGCGAGCTGGCTGCGGACGACGTCGACCTCCCGGCCGATCACGTGCCGGGTGCGCAGGCCCAGGTCGGCGACCGTGATCTCGTCCTTGACCCGGTAGCTCTGCCCGTACAGCTCGCGCTGGTTGAGGCCGGTGAGGTAGAGGACGGCCTCGCGCAGGGTCTTGGACGGGATCGTCCCGGTGTTGAGGCAGACCCCGCCGAGCATGTCGCGGCGGTCGACGACGGCCACCCGCCGGCCGAGCTTGGCGGCGGCGATGGCCGCCCGCTGCCCGCCGGGCCCCGAGCCGAGGACGAGAAGATCGAAATCGTTCACACCGCCCAGTCTGACCGGAAAGGGACTCATCCCAGAAGGGCCCGGACGGATCTGTCCGGGCTCAGGGCCGCCCCAGGCCCTCCAGGAGGTCGTCCAGCCCGGCCTTGATGCGGTCGAGGCCCATCCCGCGCGTGTGGCGCTGGTAGCGGAAGAGGTTGGCGGCGAACGGCGCGAGCAGGGCGTCGGCGAGGTAGCCGGCGTCGGCGCCGGGCCGGATCTGGGTGATGAGCCCCGTCAGGTGGCGCTGGTAGAGCGTGTACCACCCGTCGCGGAAGCGCGCGTCGGGTGAGTCCATCTCGGCCGCCTCCAGCAGTTCGGACTGGGCCTCGGTACGGTCGGCGAGCGCATGCAGGAACGCGCGCGCCCGGTCGAGAGGCGTGACGTCCTGCGCCCCCGGTGGCGGGGGGCCGAGGGGCGGCGGGCCCTGGAGGAAGCGCTCCTGGAACTCCCGTTCGCGGTCGTCCACCACCGCGTACACGAGCCCGGCCCGGTCGCCGAAGCGCCGGTAGACGGTGCCGACGCCGACCCCGGCGGCGCGGGCGACCTCGTCCATGGAGAGGGCCTCGACGCCGCGCGCGGCGAGGATGCCGGCCGCCGCGGCGAGGATCCTGCGGCGGTTCTGGGCGGCGTCGGCCCGCTCGGCGCGAGGTCCTCCCAGGACGGGCAGGTCGCGCCGCTCCCGGCCGGCGGTCGCGCGCCCGCCCGCCTGTCCGTCGCCGCCGTTCACGAGGCACCTCCTCCCACCTGCCCCACCCTATCGAGCCGGAGAACTCTCCGGTTGCCGCTTGCTTCCGGAGAACTTTCCGCTTAGCGTGGGCGGGACGTAACCGGAGAATTTTCCGAATAGGAGCGACATGGCAGAGCAGCTGGCCGGCAGGACGGCACTGGTGACCGGAGGCGGGCGCGGCATCGGCGCCGCGATCGCCCTCCGCCTGGCCGGAGAGGGGGCCGACGTGGCGATCACCTACGTGCGCGCCGCCGACCGCGCCCGGAAGGTGGTGGCCGAGATCGAGGCGGGCGGGCGGCGCGCGACGGCGATCCAGGCCGACTCCGCCGACCCGGACGCGGTCGTGGCGGCCGTGGACCGGACGGCGGCCGAGCTGGGACGGCTGGACATCCTGGTCAACAACGCCGGGATCGCCCCGTACGGCCCCCTGGAGGACGTCACGCTGGAGGAGGTGGACCGGACCCTGGCCGTCCACGCCCGGGCCGTGTTCGTCGCCTCGCAGGCCGCGGCGCGGCACCTGGGCCCCGGCGGGCGGATCATCAGCATCGGCAGCTCGCTGGCCGAACGGGTGCCCTACGAGGGCTGGACGCTCTACTCGATGAGCAAGTCGGCGCTGCTGGGCCTCACCCGCGGCCTGGCCCGCGACCTGGGGCCGCGCGGGATCACCGCGAACGTCGTCCAGCCCGGCTCGATCGACACCGAGATGAACCCGGACGGCTCCCCCGAGTCCGAGACCGAGAAGGCGTTCATCGCCCTGGGCCGGTACGGGCGGGCCGAGGAGATCGCCGCCATGGTCGCCCATCTGGCGGGTCCCGGCGGGGCCTACGTCACCGGGGCCGCGATCCCCGTCGACGGCGGCGTCACGGCGTGACCCGCCCCGCGGGCGAGACGAGTGTGAGGAGCGGAAGCATGCCCTGGATCCTGCTGGTCGTGGCCGCGCTGATGGAACTGGTGTGGGCGACCGCGCTGAAGCAGTCCGAGGGGTTCACCCGGCTCTGGCCGACGGTCATCGGCGTGCCGGTGTGCCTGCTGAGCGTGGTGGTGCTGACGTTGGCGCTGCGGGACCTGCCCGTCGGCACCGCCTACGCGGTCTGGGTGGGCCTCGGCTCGCTCGGGGTCGCCGTCACGGGGATCGTCGCCCTGGGCGAGAGCGTGTCCCCGCAACGGCTGACCTGCCTCGGCCTCATCCTGATCGGTGTGATCGGGCTGAAGGCCATCGAGGGCTGACGGGGGTCAGGGATCCATCAGCTCGGCGGCGCGGGCCGCGAAGACCTCCATGGCCTTGGCCGTGATCGGGCCCGGCGCGGCGGGCAGCGCCCTGCCGTCGACCGCCCGGATCGGCTGGACGTCCCGGGTCGTCGAGGTCAGGAACGCCTCGTCGGCCCGGTGGAGCTCCTCCAGCGGAAGGTCCTCCTCCTCACCGCCGTACCACTCCAGGACCAGGGCGCGGGTCACTCCCGCCAGGCAGCCCGCCGACAGCGGCGGGGTGACCAGGCGCCCGCCGCGCACCACGAAGATGTTGCTGCCGGTGCCCTCGCACAGGCCGCCGGCGAGGTTCCCGAAGATCGCCTCGCCTCCGCCGCGCTCCTTCGCGTGGGCGAGGGCCAGCGCGTTCTCGGCGTAGGAGGTGGTCTTGAGCCCGCTCAGCGCGCCCCGCTCGTTGCGCGGCCACGGGACCACCACCACTTCCGCCACCGGCGGCAGCGGCTTCTGCTCCGCCACGACGATCGAGACCGTCGGGCCGTCCGCGCCCCGCTCCGAGCCGAGCGGCCCGGAACCGCTGGTGAAGGTGATCCGGATCCGTGCCAGCGGCCACTTCGGGGCGGCGGCCAGCACCTCCAGCGTGCCCTGCGCGAGCGCGTCCTGGTCGGGCTCGGGCAGTCCGAGCCCGGCCGCCGAACGGGCCAGCCGGCGCAGATGGCGGGTGAGGGCGAACGGCTCGCCGTGCCGGGCCTTGACCGTCTCGAAGACCCCGTCCCCCACGAGCATCCCGTGGTCCATGACCGACACCCGGGCCCGCTCAGGGTCGAGCAGCTCCCCGTTCAGCCAGATCTTGCCTTCCCCCGCCGTCACCGGCAGCCACCTCCAATAGCCGAGCCGCCTTCAGCTCGGTCTCGCGCCATTCGCGGGCGGGCTCGGACCCCCAGGTGATGCCCGCCCCGGTACCGAACCGCAGCAGGCCGTCCCGTGCCCAGAACGTCCGGATACCGACCGCCAGGGCACCGCGCCGGGAGTCCGCGTCCACCCAGCCGATGGCCCCACAGTACGGGCCCCGGGGAGCCGGTTCGAGTTCATCCAGCAAGGCCAGCGCGCTGGACTTGGGCGCGCCGGTCACCGAACCGGGAGGAAACGTCGCCCGCAGGAGCTCCGGCCACCCCGCTCCGCGGCCCAGCCGCGCCCGCACGGTGGAGACCAGGTGCACCAGCCCCGGGTGCGGTTCGGGCGCGCACAGCCGCGGCACGGTCACCGAACCGGTCTCGGCCACCCGGCCCAGGTCGTTGCGCACCAGGTCGACGATCATGACGTTCTCGGCCCGGTCCTTGGG
This region includes:
- a CDS encoding SsgA family sporulation/cell division regulator, which encodes MDSSTTVSAELGLRLVVPDRTTVPLLAGLEYAADDPYAIRMAFYVGEDEPVEWIFARELLTVGIVREVGDGDVEVRPAGAGEDILHIALSSPFGNALFEVPLSPLADFLHRTYEMVPAGRETEFIDIDVELENLLWRS
- a CDS encoding TetR/AcrR family transcriptional regulator, which produces MNGGDGQAGGRATAGRERRDLPVLGGPRAERADAAQNRRRILAAAAGILAARGVEALSMDEVARAAGVGVGTVYRRFGDRAGLVYAVVDDREREFQERFLQGPPPLGPPPPGAQDVTPLDRARAFLHALADRTEAQSELLEAAEMDSPDARFRDGWYTLYQRHLTGLITQIRPGADAGYLADALLAPFAANLFRYQRHTRGMGLDRIKAGLDDLLEGLGRP
- a CDS encoding aminotransferase class IV, whose protein sequence is MDHGMLVGDGVFETVKARHGEPFALTRHLRRLARSAAGLGLPEPDQDALAQGTLEVLAAAPKWPLARIRITFTSGSGPLGSERGADGPTVSIVVAEQKPLPPVAEVVVVPWPRNERGALSGLKTTSYAENALALAHAKERGGGEAIFGNLAGGLCEGTGSNIFVVRGGRLVTPPLSAGCLAGVTRALVLEWYGGEEEDLPLEELHRADEAFLTSTTRDVQPIRAVDGRALPAAPGPITAKAMEVFAARAAELMDP
- a CDS encoding DMT family transporter — translated: MPWILLVVAALMELVWATALKQSEGFTRLWPTVIGVPVCLLSVVVLTLALRDLPVGTAYAVWVGLGSLGVAVTGIVALGESVSPQRLTCLGLILIGVIGLKAIEG
- the sthA gene encoding Si-specific NAD(P)(+) transhydrogenase — its product is MNDFDLLVLGSGPGGQRAAIAAAKLGRRVAVVDRRDMLGGVCLNTGTIPSKTLREAVLYLTGLNQRELYGQSYRVKDEITVADLGLRTRHVIGREVDVVRSQLARNRVTVLQGTGRFLDPHAVGVTDGRERERKVTADRIVIATGTRPARPGTVEFDDRTVIDSDGIVDMDRIPETMVVVGAGVIGIEYASMFAALGTKVTVVERRERMLEFCDLEIVEALKYHLRDLAVTFRFRETVASVERVANGTITVLESGKRIPADTVMYSAGRQGMTDALGLEAAGLSADRRGRITVDRDYRTEVPHIYAVGDVIGFPALAATSMEQGRLAAHHACGEPVPGVHELQPIGIYTIPEISFVGRTEDDLTEAKVPFEVGVSRYRELARGQIIGDSYGMLKLLVSSEDRRLLGVHVFGTGATELVHIGQTVMGCGGTVDYLVNAVFNYPTLAESYKVAALDAMNKMRHIARLSE
- a CDS encoding NADP-dependent oxidoreductase, which gives rise to MSRAVRFDSYGGPEVLRIAEVPKPVPGPGQLLVRTVVAPINPGEIGIREGAFADIWPATFPEGQGNDFAGWVVSTGEGVTGFAAGDEVIGFAPRAAQADYVALDADAVALKPLGVSWEEAAPLPAVGVTAWAAVDAVQPRPGETVVVSAAAGGVGVLAAQLVRLRGATVVGTAGGHNFDFLRSLGIVPVSHGPGLAEEIRKAAPEGVDAYIDTFGGGNVDIAIALGVPAHRINTVADPLAVRRYGVHGRAQEDAFSPVLVAELADLVARGRLAVPISTVYPLERVGEAYIELARRHTRGKIVLSLVPEADRERERRALFGDRSSNPT
- a CDS encoding PGPGW domain-containing protein, coding for MAINHEKEVSAPLASEEAEEPGVFVRFREYMRRNPLLNTTWRIGVFTVGVTVLAGGLVMMVAPGPGILGIVVGLAILATEFAWAKRALHHAKQAAEKAKEKALDPRKKRRNTILAIVGGVLAGAAVIAYLVVYDFTLPWQIRDYTPWK
- a CDS encoding chorismate-binding protein produces the protein MRDAFAYAGGRLATGLADLTTDLAALESRGWWAVVVTYEGEVTCARFERVEEAPHPGGRWTAPGEWSSSLDEAAYMDGVGRIRAAIADGVVYQANLCRILSAPLARDADIAGLGARLAAHHPAPYAMTLRVPGLEIASASPELYLSRDGDVVESHPIKGTGRTEADLLPKDRAENVMIVDLVRNDLGRVAETGSVTVPRLCAPEPHPGLVHLVSTVRARLGRGAGWPELLRATFPPGSVTGAPKSSALALLDELEPAPRGPYCGAIGWVDADSRRGALAVGIRTFWARDGLLRFGTGAGITWGSEPAREWRETELKAARLLEVAAGDGGGRQDLAERGAARP
- a CDS encoding SDR family oxidoreductase; translated protein: MAEQLAGRTALVTGGGRGIGAAIALRLAGEGADVAITYVRAADRARKVVAEIEAGGRRATAIQADSADPDAVVAAVDRTAAELGRLDILVNNAGIAPYGPLEDVTLEEVDRTLAVHARAVFVASQAAARHLGPGGRIISIGSSLAERVPYEGWTLYSMSKSALLGLTRGLARDLGPRGITANVVQPGSIDTEMNPDGSPESETEKAFIALGRYGRAEEIAAMVAHLAGPGGAYVTGAAIPVDGGVTA